A segment of the Amblyomma americanum isolate KBUSLIRL-KWMA chromosome 6, ASM5285725v1, whole genome shotgun sequence genome:
ttagcgCAGTGACGTAAGCCACTTGCCTGAAATGTCTGCAGGCATATGAAGTGAGGTATGTGCTCCTTGTACTGGTATCAGCATCATGCAACTGGGTCTTGAGGCAGGGCAACAGTAAATTTTTTCCAGAGTGCATACATCCCATAAGCTCTTGCTGCCAAGTTTAGTATTTGTAGACAACAGCGCAGTTTGAGTTTGCTTCATATCGCCCAAACCGGTGCCATCATTAGACTTCTTGCTACCAAATGCTGCCACTCTATGATGTTTGAGTGCAATCTATCTGTGAAAGTCTAGGCACGAGAGGCATGCACATCCATCGCCTCTGGCAGTATGACAGCTTGTAAGTCTAGGAAATCCCCTGCTGTTATCAGTGTGCTTGACATAAAGTTGTTGCATTCCAGGTGCTCAGGGAGCATTCACTTTGTTGGTGGTTGAAACCTGGTGCGGCgctttctatttttttccatCACCGTGTGACAACGCGTGCTGGCAGTTCACGGCTTGCTGTGCCCAGCAGAGCACCATACACCACCCATTGTACTCCAGAAGATAACGTTCTTGTCCAAGTTCTTTTACCATCCTTTCCTAGTTTTGCTGCCTGCTTTTTATTGTTTGCGTGCTGCTTGGCTTTAGCCTCTTTCTTGCTGTACTCACTCTTTGTTGCATGCTTTTGCTCTTAATTCTTGTCTATCAAGCTAACTGCATGGTCTTGAACTATatcttttgtttatttgtctgTGATTCTGTTTCCTCTGCAGCTGGAATAGCATGGCTGCAGGTTCCATTCTTCTCACTGCTCATTCTTTGCCATCAGCATTTTTCTTGTTCTCTCTTTGCTTGCAAAGGGTATTTACTGTCTGCTTTCTGTCAGACttgacttctttttcttttggtgtCGAGGTTAGAGCGCCTCTTCTTCCGCAACGACGACACACTAGTGCATGTCCGGGACTTTCTTTGCTCATCTTCTGTTCTCCatcactgcttcgtttctggatACTTGGTGAGAGGTGTGTGGTGTTCTTCTGGTTGACCAAAACTGTGTGCCTTTGTTGGTTCTGTGCTTTAGATGGCTTTCACAGGCACCGTCATTCTGTCCCAGGGCAATTGAGCTCCTATCTGAGGATTTGCAGCGTCGCTGACCTCCCTAAGGTCTTTGGTGAGTGTGTTTCGTGTTTTCTTCTGCGTGCCACATCAGTTACTTGACATGCTTAGCTCTTGCATGTGTAAAGTTTGTTGTGTTCATGCTGTGTGACTTATGGATGGTCTGCATTCTTGCTCTGTTGCTTTTTGTTGAGCCAGCTTAAAGGCAGTGCTCAGTGGAAAGGAGGTATGTTGTACACTGTGCCCCTCTGTTTGAACAGGAAGCTGGCAGCTTTTGTTCCCGTAAGAAtggctttttaaaaaaaaaattttgtcccTTGATCTGTGTGTTAGAGAGTAGCATACTGGCATTTTAATGATGCCAATTTACCTTGTTACAAGAGTGCTTCTCTGGTGGCATTGGAAGGATAGGTCTTCTTGCTGTGCATTCTCTCCAGTTGGTGTGTTGCTTAAGTAACAGTTGAGGCCTGGAAACATTCTTGTCTGAATTCATTTCTAGGTTCTTCTGGGAGCCTGTTTAGTACGGCAGTGATCAGTGGTTCTTCCAGCGCTCCAGACTTGAAAAATCTCTTTCCCACTGCTGTTGCTGGTGAGGACATTGTCACACAATCCTGGGGTCTGAGAAAGTGGATCTTCTATAGTAGTCTTGTTAAAGTGgtattactttctttttttggtcCAAAGGGGTAACTTGTGAACTGAATTGTATGCACTCTTCAGTGCACTTCGGCAGCTATATAACCATGTGCCTATGGTGTGTATGTCTGCTCGTCACGGGAGCCAGTGCAGTGATCTGACAGCTAAACTCTTTGTCTGTTGCTGATTATATATCTCAGTCATGTTAGCACATCTGTCGGGACCAGTCCTAGACACTTTTCGTCGGTGGTTCTCCTGAAAGCAATTTCTAGCTTTGGTGTGGCATCCTTGGAAAGCATTCTGCATTGTACACGCCACAGCATAGATGGCACTAAAAGGTAGTTTATTAATGGGAAATTATTAGATGGCTCATCGACACTGAAACCCATCATAGCCCGAAAAGTGGCGGCACTACAAATCTCGTGCTTGGTCGACATGGTGTGGCAATCAAAAGCAGGAaaatgttaaccagtaatagTCAATACCAGTACTTACACTACACCAACTACAAATGAATTGAATAGaattaaaataaaattgaaatagAATTCGAATGGAATTAGATTAGCATTAGAATAAAATTGGAATGGAATTGCAATGCTTTTTCATTGTAGATAAGTTTCTTATGTGCCCGCAGTCATTTTTTGTATTTGTTTATGAATATAAagttaagaagaaaaaaacctttAATGAGTCGGCTGGTGCTTTGAACCGATTTTAAATGAAAACTTTTCCAGAATTCACAAGCTTGGTCCGTGCCTTGTTTCTGCAAGCAACATAGCACTCTCTCATGAGCACAGAACTTGCACTATGTGCACAATTGATTGCAAGGATAGAGACTGAAAAGTTTAGGGAAAGACTACTAATGCTCTTTTTATTGTCCTCTTGCAAGATGGCTTGTATACACTCCCACACCATAACTGCATGCACACATGCATCGCAGATGGCATAGTGAGCGTACCTTCCATCCGGCCCTTGGAAACACTGCACAACGCGCTTTCCCTGCATCAGTTGGACCAGTTTCTGGGCAAAGTGACTAGTACAACGTACAGACTGCTCCTGAGCTCTGTTCCCAAGGTGCCCACAGCCGGTTCCTCATTCAGCAACAGCCAGTTCTCAGCCCTGCCAGTCGCCTCACCCTCAAGCAGTAAGCagggttctctttttttttttaccgttccTTTCtaattttgtttttcctgccctTGTGGGTGCCAAGCTTGTTGGTTTGGAGGAATTATTTAGCAAACGCAAATAACACTGTGGCTACAAGTGTCCAGCCTACATAGGGTTCATTCAAGCATTATCTGACTTAAGCTAACACAAGCTGGCACTTGATAGATTTTGTAAACTCTAGCTAATGCCTGGTGCCTCTTGTTTGATGATGTTGCAGTTCTCAGTGAACTGAAATATGATTGAGCACATACCAGAAAGAGTGGTTGTAAGGTCAAGAAGCATCAGCAGAAAattgcttgctactgctgctgctgatgacagGAAACCAACAGCCATGGGTCAGATGTGGCCAGCACCATTGTACTTTCCAGCTTAGGCTCATCAAAACAAAGTACAAACTAGGAAAAGGCAGTCGGGCCCTTTATTCATATTGCTAGCAGAGAATAATATCCAGAACATTAGCATATGCTCTGCTGATGTTTCTGAAGCGAACTGAGGTTCCAGTCTGTGAAGGCTGCTAGGACAGCTCGATACCATATGAAAATGTTGCATAGGATGGGGCTGTTCTAGTTGATATTTCTGTATCTTGCTATTATGTTGCCATCTGTCACGTGCCTGCAGGTAACAGTGAATGATGCAGCAGCTTTGAAAGAAAAAAGATTTTATGTGCTGCAAGATGAAAGCAAGTTTCAGGGGATCCTGGGTTGTTTCCAGGTATGATATGGAGTGGGCCGCCATCATTTGTGTCTAGCAGTGGGCCATCGACGCCAACGTCATCAACCTTGGATATTTGGACAAAGCTGCACCAGATGACGGAGAACGAGTCCAGTGCAGCGGAGTCATCGGGCACCACCAGCAGAAATAGCTACAGTACACCACCTTCACCGCACGACCCACGATACTACAACAACAGTCTCTGAACCCCTCCATTCTCACTATACAGTGGTTGACATGGCCCTGTAAATAATCAAGACAGAAAAGCACCTATTTTTTGTAACTGCAGGATTGAAAATGTACCATAAGTTGCTTCATGCAATCAGACCACCGCCTTAATCTAAGGATAGCATCTCTCTCGTATTTTTTCCCCTTACTTTAGTATGTTTTATTCGCTTTGTTGAATAAATAGTTGTACAGAAAAATTGAGTGCTGTGTCCATATTTCTCGGTGAACATTGCTCAGGAGGAACAAAGGCAAGGAAATCACTGGCAGCCAATTGACAAACTTTTGCATTAGACCGGGCAGGTGTAACATTTATGACAGCATACAGCACGTGCACATCATTTAAAGATATCTGTTTCTGTGTTGCGAAAAGAGCTCCACGTGCATTTATTGAACCATGGTGTTGATTCCGATTAGGGTGAAGGGATAATCGTACCTTGAAATTTGCATTTTCACGCGGTAGCATGAAGAGCCTCATTGGGAAACAATGTGTCGTCCATCATAACATTTTTTGGCTGACTGGAAGTGACTTCCACTCCTTGATACTGTTTTTATGGTGTATTTGCCTGATTATTGTGGCCTCTTTTTATGGTGTATTTGCCTGATTATTGTGGCCTCTTAAAGTATGGTTCTTCACTTAGTTACTTGATGCTTGCTAAATGTTGACCTGCTCAAGGCTGTACCTGTAGATATCCTGGTATGTAAGTTGCAAGTTCATCTTGACTTTCAGCAATATCAAAACGAGTGCTACATGTGTCTTAACTCCTCTCGTCCTTCCACAGTGTTTCGCAACGAAAAACACCCTTTCCATGGAGGGCACTCCTGCGTTGTTCATATCGAATACACACGGTCAGAGTGCTAATAGGTCTTGGAGCAGACTTATATCTGGGGCAAGTTCCTCCTTGTGTAAAGTAGGGAAAAATGGCCCCTCGTGTAAAGCAGGGACCATGGATTAAGATATGCAGAAGTGCCAACGCCAGTCGGCGCATTTGACGCATGCCAATAATGCCACACTGGCATCATGcgctcagcatttttttttcactttactcTTCCCAAGACAACGCGCCATTCTGTACGCCcacgtactgtgcaatgtcagatccccaggtggtggacattattccggagccctccgctatctATGGCTCATGCTCTTGCTCGACCCTTCTCATACagcacagttgaggtgtccatcgagaactGAGACAGTTGCTGTGCCTTTCAtgtcctcagaaaccaattttcctcCCCATTTTCCCGCTTACCTCTTGTTACCACCCTGGGTGCCTCAATGCTCTTACCACCTTTCCAGTCACCTAGAGTCGCTGGAAAAATTATCACAATTATTACCACCCTTTCAGGCGCGCCACTTGTCAACATTGCTGCGAAATGAATGCAGCAGCAAACCGAGCACACTGAGCGGTGATTGCAGCAACTACAAGTGACGACATTTTGCTCGCATCACATCGCAGCTTTGCCAACCTTGCCTTATAGCGGGATGCACTACGAGGCAAGAACTGGTTGCCTGTTTTTATGGTACGTGCTCTTACCAGCAGAGTAGGCTGTGCTGTCTATTTTGCTCCGTGGGCTCGACTGTCTCACAAAATCCTGGATATTTCACAAAGAATGGTGGGTAGATTCTTTTTGTTCAGACTTATCTAACTGAATCGAGCTAATGTGCCCATCCTAGAACTTGAAGCTGCATCCAACGTAGCCTGTGTCAGCGTGGTGCCCATGTGATATGCACATACATACTCCTGTCTAGCACTAGGCAAAAATTGATGTCACAGAGGCGGCCATCAAAAAATTCGCCTTTCACTTTTATTCGATGCCTCCCAGCTTAGGCTTGTGCAGAACGCAGTACTGTGGGTCCTTGCCGTACAGGTCGCCTTTGCTGTAGATTCAGCAGCGCGATAGAGAGGAGAAGAGACTCCTTTTTAAGGAGTGTAGATCAAACTCGGCTAGCCATGGTAGTGCAGCTGTGCCGAAACACGGCCATAGAAATTCGGCCGCTACGCTCGGGTttgaaccctggtactccggctcagtagaggaCAGCCATGCAGGCACTCCAAGGGAGGGGTGATCAAGCGGACAGGGCAAGAGTACAGAGAAAGATTGGTATAGGTTGGAGAGCAGGGCAGTTGGGACAAGAAGGTGAGGGGATGGTAGGGCCATAGTGATGATCGGTATCGAGCCCACCAACGCGGGGCTAGATGTTGACAAAAAACACGTAATTAGCAAATACTATTGTAGCACCCACTGCAATATCTTCACGTGGCATTCGTTGTTGTGGCTACGCTGAAATACCTTTCTGTGGAAATGTGGAAAAATTGTCCCTCAGACTTCTGCAGTGTATATGCCATAGATTTCATCTCCTCAGGATTGTGAATGCATAAGCGAAACGTTCACAAAGCCACTGGCTTTTCGCTTAATTTTGGGTCGCAAAATATGATGACGCGAGCACATGTGAAGCCACACATACTGAATACAGATGATACAAGGCTGATCAGTGGCAGCCATATTTCCCTTCGGACCAAGTAGCAATTTCGTTCAAATAGTTTGTTAACGAAACAAAAATGCAAGGTTACATGCAGATGCACATTACCAAGTCATCAGAATAGCGTTCAAGAAGGGAGCAGTCTGCATGGTCAAAATACGCCCCGACCATAGTTGCAGCGACAAAATTTATTGACCACAAACCCCCAGTCCAGGCTAGGCGCACAGTTAGTGGCTTAGTCAGCGGCATTGTAGCCAAGAACTGCTCCAGCCGTCGCCGCAGCAGTTTGTGCAACGGCTGGCATACCCGCAGCTCCCCAGCTCTGGCAGATGGCGAACACGCTGCCCTTGGCCACGATGCCACCCATGGGAGACTGGACAGCGGCGGTCAGTGAACCAGCCGCAACACCAGCGGCACCGAATCCTGCAGCAGCCAACACTGCAGGTGCTGCAGTTACTGCCACCATCGCTCCCACTGCAGCTCCCACTGCACATGGGACACAAATTATATGCACGCACTGTTCTGTTTTCCGACACACTTGCAGAAAATGTTAAAAAGCAGCGGTGCAATCCGTACTATGCCTAGACTACCCCACCACATAGAGAAAGAATgaccccactgcaggaatgcacgCATGCTGGCCCATGTTTCCTATTCCAACGTGTTCTTGTAGTCGGTCGTGCTGTCGGTCCTTTTCCGTGGTAAAAGTTTTACCCTGTCGCTTCCAAAGGTGATCACGCTGTCGGCGATTGGCATCCGCCTATCCCATTGTGTTCAGTTCTAGGTTCTAGGAACGCAGACTGTGAAGTTTTGAGAGTCGTTCCATGTCGAGTGCCGCCGTGTGATCAGAGTGCGCACCCGCTCATTGGGCCCGACGCAGCAGGCGTGCGCACCTTGTCGACACGCGGCACTATCTGGCGTCAGCGTGGCGATTCTTGCATAGAGATCCTACAAAATTTTTCAGTGACAAAGAGATCCTAAATCCCCTCTATCCACGTACTGCGCGCCACCTGTGCACACACGCTGCAATCTCCACCGGCCTGCCGCTGCTTAGTGTTACAATTTCCTTTTAGATACCGTGAGTGTGTGCCTTGGCTATGTCTTAACTGTAAGTGATAATTGAAAACCTTGAGCAGTTGGCCCAGCTGAAATCGACTATATGGCGAACTAACACTCACAAGAAACAGAAGACGAGAATTTTGAACCTCATTTAAGCAGCACTTTATGCACCTATGCAGGTCCTAGAAGTGCAGCTTTGTACGTACGGAAACTGGATGGACAAAACTTGCGGACAAAGAGCACTGAAAATGTAGCCGTTAAATGTGCATTCATGCATTAAAATAATTTACAGTTCTCCATAGACGCAATCACTTCCAAGCCTATCTTGGGTGCACGCATGTTTTGATCCACACAACATATATGGCCAAGGCCAGCTGGATGTCTGCATGGTAGTTCTAATAACAAAAATAAAGGCAACATGGTTCAGTACGGCTCAAGCAATGGGTGGTGAAAACTTTCTGGTATTTAAACCGTTGTAGTGCCATTACTGGCTGGCTCTTAGTAAATACAGTTATTCAAGGGAATTGGGCAATGTAGTAGGGTAAGCTGAAAACAAACCATTCACAAAATATTCGATGGATAATGGAAATAGTAGATAAACCAATCTTAATGCTTGATGAAAGACAATATTACATTAGGAAGTCCCTTTAAAGGTTTATCTTTTCATTTAAAGGCTAGGGCTGGATGTTTGATTCTGAAATGCGAGGTTTGCCACCATAGGCACTATGTTCTGCTGCTATATACGAGACGTGGAAAACAGACTCCAACAAAGTGCAGGATGCTCCAACCTACTGTCACAAGCCACCACATAAAATGGAATTACACTGGGTTCAGAAACTAGCCAGGGCATCATCAGTATTCAGAAACAAGGCAAGTAAAAGGAGAGTCTGATGGGTGTAGGAGAGTGAATGTACTTTACCTAGGGAGACAAGGGAATTTCCATAATGCATTCGAAAACAATGTAACTGCAGCAGCACTCCCTCCCATCATGTCATGTGTCATGCCACTGATATATGGGGTAGCTACTTGTACCTGGCTGTCTGTCACTCAGCTAGTGAGATTTACATTGCGCATGCTGGCCTCCCAGTGTGTGTAACATTGCTGCAGGCAGCTAGTTTTTGTAACATTATAAAATGAAGCTAAATGTCCGTCCCAAGCCTATGCATTCGACAATACATTGATATAAACGAACAGCAGATAATGACGGAGGCGACCAGACAAGAAACATGGTATGCTTATACAAGAACCATCGGATTTTTACAGCTGCTGAGCAGATGGAGGGATGCTCAAGCACTGATGAAGCCATAAAAATGCAGATCTATTTCTTATTAAACAACCACATCATCCCTATGATGGTTTGTAGTGCCCATGCTAACATTCTGTTCAGGCCAGGAAGATAGCATGAGTGCTGGGCAATTATGAAGACAGTCTGCCCCAGGACTATCTCCAGGAACATCGATCATAGTCCATATCTGATTTCCTTAGATCATTAAAGTATGTAGCACACTCACCCCAAGTAAACAGGTCTGCCATGTCTTGTAActgcaagaaataaaaacaaaatttaatCATATACCATGATCCAGCAGTGCTAATTTAAGCACAAAACAGGGGAATAGAAACATTCCAAAAGTCAGTCTTTATTTGCCCTGCTGAGCGTTAAGTCACCAAGGGATACTGGGGTCAATGGAACGCAGCAGAGCCTGCTAGGTTAAGCAGTTGGCAACATTTTTGCTTATCTCTGCTGTTCAGCCCAAACACAGAAGATTCATCCCCTATCAAGAGAAAATTCTAATAGCAGTACTAATATTTGATTTGCTTAACAACTAACAGGCAATTAgtcaaacaaaaaaatgtgttgACTAGAATGCCTGACAGATTATTAGATGCTTTGTAATtagtcaaaacaaaaaaaaatgtgttgacTACAATGTTTGGTAGGTTATTAGATGCCTTGATGCTGCGAAGTAACATCTGCAGGACCAACACTGTGAGCCATGACAGAGGTCTCCATTTGGTGCATGCGTACCCTAACATTCTTTTAGAACACAGCCACATCATAAGGACATTCTGAGCATAAAACCTCTACACTTTCCCTATTTTAATAAGCAGTCTTCACTGGGCCCTCTGAACAGTGTAGCCATGTGTACTGAAAATGAGTTATTGATCAGTgaagatatttaaatatttcaACTCTGTATTCATTATGCATCCTCTAAAATTGAGCAGATTGGTTTCTGACATTCTGTTAATTCAAAACCACAATTGCATGCATCAAAGAAGTCGGGCATTGCGCATTCTTATTCTCTCTTCGAATTATCCATGTTGCTTCCTCTTAAACATGTTTAGATCAATATAAATGTAATGGATGATCTATACAGCTAATAAAGGAATGAATCAGGCCAATAGGTACTACTTGTATTAGCATTTTAATGCAACATTTACGCCTGCTGCCCTGCAGCATATTTGCTTCACTCCGCTGGGCTGCGTAGGTTGAGGCCACTTCATGCAGGCTGAGGTAAGTTTACGAGCGGCGACTATGTACAGCTAGTAATTAAGATATCGTGCGATTAAAAATACTTTTACCTGTCTTACAACCAATGCCTCCAGCAACAAAATCGCATTCAACATCCTTCAAAACTTGTCCTCGGTTATTTATATTACCTTTTCGTGACGTCCACTTTCAGAGCTTAGTTTCATATCAAAACCCACGGCCTGATCGAAAACACTTTATTGTGGCAAAGGTGTCAGCAGGGCTCCGACGCAACGGAGCACTTGAAAGTAATTGTGTCCCACATCTCGCTAAACGCCGACATAAAACGGTCCGCCGTTCTTCTATAGTTTCGCATTCGGGCCCACTGCGTAATATGTCCGCCCTATCCGTCCTCTTTCCGTCAATGCAGTTGGCTTCCACGCAAAGCACGGTGTGAATGAGCGGTCAGGCAAAGCAAAAGCAACTATTCAACTTTATATCTCTTCTTTCTACCTCTTGCAGCACGAAAGACGCTGTGATAACGGCACGGCGCGGACCGGCCGCAGTTGCTTTCACAGAAATAAGGGAAATGAATCGCTGCATTTTCCGACCTCAGAATGATTAAAGAAAGAATTATTGAAGTAAGGTATATGCTTTACCTTTTCGATGTGGGCCTTCTAGTCAATGCGAAGACAAAGTGCCGAAGCTGACGTGACTCTTCAGATCCTGCCTTATATAAGAGCCTGCGCTGCCTGCGCCGCGCTTAAATCCGGCAGTTGGAGCGGAGGAAGTAGATAAATAATGAAACTAAAGAAGCGAAAATGCAC
Coding sequences within it:
- the LOC144093525 gene encoding uncharacterized protein LOC144093525, producing MADLFTWVGAAVGAMVAVTAAPAVLAAAGFGAAGVAAGSLTAAVQSPMGGIVAKGSVFAICQSWGAAGMPAVAQTAAATAGAVLGYNAAD